Proteins encoded by one window of Salarias fasciatus chromosome 1, fSalaFa1.1, whole genome shotgun sequence:
- the usp8 gene encoding ubiquitin carboxyl-terminal hydrolase 8, giving the protein MPAVSTGVKDLYLSTSLGELNKKAEIKADKTSTRSYVQSACKIFKAAEECRLDRDEEKAYVLYMKYLTVYDIIKKRPDFKLQPEYFMSLLGPASFKKAIEEAEKLSESLKLRYEEVEVRKKLEEKERQEEKKRKEEMTEKDAGRSSPKALSANKKDSKKVKGEQNELKNVISKAPQPAGGITAEKLFHMMKDQTITTIVMDARSRQDFEQSHMQVPTQNCISVPEEAISPGMTVNQIEEKLPDSSKEQWKRRGFVDYIVLLDWFSSVTDLKLGTTLQSLKDALFKWDSITILRSEPLVLEGGYENWLLFYPMYTSNAKVRPPRQTIINTFPQLNFSYPSLEEPKPPAPPQPEPELPPEPQEPSAPVLLNGVTPAEPPTSKTSLIADRLPDAVDASITASSNSGFDGSKRPPAAGASSQSPAATKALPQFDRTKKPSSRAPDEPKPSQNGSAKDATLNGPAVPDRSVKPPFSSSSSKEDQSQMHSEPRQEQDKRLQEEKEKELKERLEREEAERRKSEEEEKRHQEKKRLERQKAEEKEDKENRAWDEKERRDKEQNSDTPSKSMSLDSPAPNHIVSEIKREPLTRARSEEMGRSVPGLPDGWMKFLDTVTGTYRYYHSPTNRVHLYPPEVTVPQTPPSTPPTVKPKPPRPAEPDNSREREREQSKLKRSYSSPDISKDLREEAQKKATPPNTTAAAAVPTINRETKPPIAKVYSKVEIVRPSAAKLRNLNPVFGGLGASLTGLRNLGNTCYMNSILQCLCNTPAMADYFNNNYYLEDINRYNILGHKGEVAEEFGEIMKALWAGLYKCISPRDFKITIGKINEQFSGYDQQDSQELLLFLMDGLHEDLNKADNRKRYKEEENDHLDDQTAADVAWSKHKLLNESIIVALFQGQFKSTVQCLTCHRKSRTFETFMYLSLPLASTSKCSLQDCLRLFSKEERLTDNNKVFCRHCKAHRDSTKKLEIWKVPPILLVHLKRFSYEGRWKQKLQTSVDFPLDSLDLAQYVIGPKQNLKRYSLYGVSNHYGGLDGGHYTAYCKNALKQRWYKFDDHEVSDISTSSVKSSAAYILFYSTL; this is encoded by the exons ATGCCTGCAGTGTCCACCGGCGTCAAAGATCTCTACCTGTCCACGTCTCTGGGCGAGCTCAACAAAAAGGCTGAAATCAAAGCCGACAAGACGAGCACCAGAAG cTATGTTCAGAGTGCCTGCAAAATCTTCAAGGCTGCAGAAGAGTGTCGCCTGGACCGAGATGAGGAGAAAGCTTATGTGCTGTACATGAAGTATTTAACAGTATACGATATCATCAAGAAAAGACCAGACTTCAAGCTTCAACCG gagtatttcatgtccttgcTCGGTCCTGCCAGTTTCAAGAAAGCCATTGAAGAAGCGGAGAAGTTGTCTGAAAGCCTTAAACTCAG GTATGAGGAAGTTGAGGTCCGGAAAAAACTtgaggagaaggagagacaagaggagaagaaaagaaaagaggaaatgacAGAGAAAGATGCTGGTAGGAGCTCTCCAAAAGCATTATCTGCAAACAAGAAAGACAGCAAAAag gTAAAAGGAGAGCAGAATGAACTGAAGAATGTAATTTCAAAAG CTCCGCAGCCAGCCGGTGGAATCACGGCAGAGAAGCTTTTCCACATGATGAAGGACCAGACAATTACAACAATTGTCATGGATGCCCGCAGCCGCCAAGACTTTGAGCAGTCTCACATGCAAGTTCCAACCCAGAACTGCATCAGCGTGCCTGAAGAGGCGATCAGCCCGGG AATGACTGTGAATCAAATAGAGGAAAAGCTGCCGGACTCGTCCAAAGAGCAGTGGAAGCGACGTGGGTTTGTGGACTATATTGTCCTGCTCGACTGGTTCAGCTCAGTCACTGATCTCAAGTTGGGCACCACCTTGCAGAGCCTGAAAGATGCTCTCTTTAag TGGGACAGCATCACCATCCTGCGCAGTGAGCCGCTGGTGCTTGAGGGGGGCTATGAGAACTGGCTCTTGTTTTACCCCATGTACACGAGCAATGCTAAAGTTCGACCCCCCAGGCAGACTATCATCAACACCTTTCCTCAGT TGAACTTCAGCTATCCATCCCTGGAGGAACCGAAGCCTCCCGCCCCGCCTCAGCCCGAGCCCGAGCTGCCACCCGAGCCTCAGGAGCCATCGGCCCCCGTGCTGCTGAATGGCGTCACACCAGCAGAGCCCCCCACGTCTAAAACCTCCCTGATTGCCGACAGGCTGCCGGACGCCGTCGACGCCTCCATCACTGCCTCCTCTAATTCTGGGTTCGACGGTAGTAAAAGACCCCCTGCTGCCGGTGCGTCCAGCCAGTCACCGGCAGCAACCAAGGCCTTGCCGCAG TTTGATCGAACCAAGAAACCGTCGAGCCGGGCGCCAGACGAACCCAAACCCAGTCAGAACGGCTCAGCGAAGGACGCCACCCTTAACGGGCCGGCTGTTCCCGACCGCTCCGTCAAGCCGCCGTTCAGCTCCAGCTCTTCCAAAGAAGACCAGAGCCAGATGCACTCTGAGCCCAGGCAAGAGCAGGACAAgcgcctccaggaggagaaagagaaggagctgaaggagcggctggaaagggaggaggctgagaggaggaagagcgaagaggaggagaaaaggcatcaggagaaaaaaagactgGAGAGGCAGAAGGCGGAAGAGAAGGAGGATAAAGAGAACCGGGCATGGGacgagaaggagaggagggacaAGGAGCAGAACTCGGACACACCCTCAAAGAGCATGTCCCTGGATTCTCCTGCTCCCAATCACATTGTCAGTGAAATTAAG CGGGAGCCGCTGACCAGAGCCAGGAGCGAGGAGATGGGTCGGAGCGTGCCCGGCCTCCCAGACGGCTGGATGAAG TTCCTCGACACGGTGACGGGGACGTACCGGTACTACCATTCCCCGACCAACCGCGTCCACCTGTACCCCCCCGAGGTCACCGTCCCCCAGACGCCCCCCTCCACGCCGCCGACGGTCAAGCCCAAACCGCCGCGGCCGGCCGAGCCAGACAACAGCCGCGAGCGCGAGCGGGAGCAGTCCAAGCTGAAGCGCTCCTACTCCTCCCCCGACATCAGCAAGGACCTGAGAGAGGAGGCCCAGAAGAAGGCCACGCCCCCAaacaccaccgccgccgccgccgtgcccaCCATCAACAGAGAAACCAA aCCTCCCATCGCTAAAGTTTATTCCAAAGTGGAGATTGTTCGGCCCTCCGCAGCCAAACTTCGCAACCTGAATCCCGTGTTTGGAGGTCTGGGCGCGTCTCTGACCGGCCTCCGCAACCTGGGCAACACTTGCTACATGAACTCCATCTTGCAGTGTCTTTGCAACACTCCCGCCATGGCTGATTACTTCAACAATAACTACTACCTGGAGGACATCAACAG ATACAATATTCTTGGGCATAAAGGAGAGGTGGCCGAGGAGTTTGGCGAGATCATGAAGGCTTTGTGGGCTGGTCTGTACAAATGCATCAGTCCGCGGGACTTCAAGATCACCATCGGCAAAATCAACGAGCAGTTCTCCGGCTACGACCAGCAGGACtcccaggagctgctgctgttcctcatGGACGGCCTCCACGAGGACCTCAACAAG GCGGACAACAGGAAGCGGTacaaggaggaggaaaacgacCATCTGGACGATCAGACGGCGGCCGACGTGGCCTGGagcaaacacaagctgctgaaCGAGTCCATCATCGTAGCACTGTTCCAGGGTCAGTTCAAGTCCACCGTGCAGTGCCTGACCTGCCACCGCAAGTCACGGACGTTTGAGACCTTCATGTACCTGTCGCTCCCGCTGGCCTCCACCAGCAAGTGCTCCCTGCAG GACTGTTTACGTCTGTTCTCCAAAGAGGAGAGGCTGACCGACAACAACAAAGTGTTCTGCAGACACTGCAAAGCCCACCGAGATTCCACCAAGAAGCTGGAGATCTGGAAAGTTCCACCCATTCTTCTTGTGCATTTAAAACG gttttcctacGAGGGCAGGTggaagcagaagctgcagacgtcGGTGGACTTCCCtctggacagtctggacctggCTCAGTACGTCATCGGACCCAAACAGAACTTGAAGCGATACAGCCTTTACGGAGTGTCT AATCACTACGGAGGTTTGGATGGTGGACACTACACAGCCTACTGTAAGAACGCCCTCAAACAGCGCTGGTACAAGTTCGACGACCACGAGGTGTCCGACATCTCCACCTCGTCCGTCAAGTCGTCGGCCGCCTACATCCTGTTCTACTCCACCCTGTGA